A window from Mycolicibacterium tokaiense encodes these proteins:
- a CDS encoding TetR/AcrR family transcriptional regulator — MDKQAQARLRVSRHACALFWERGVAGTSGADIAAAADLSTRTIWRYFRSKESCVEPVLAQSAQRFIDLANRWPDELSLADHLALDMRENPLTPEELADEVSSLQMMVLSLEEPALRTALLMVHDQMERDFIPVIARRLNLPQDHLTVRLCAAAVTGAFRVVDEDVGRRVILEKHKVSQQEALDLVDRAILDATNGRLGGPVR, encoded by the coding sequence ATGGACAAGCAGGCCCAAGCTCGACTCCGGGTGTCCCGCCATGCCTGCGCGCTGTTCTGGGAACGAGGGGTCGCCGGTACCAGCGGCGCCGACATTGCTGCAGCCGCGGACCTGTCCACCCGCACCATCTGGCGGTACTTTCGCAGCAAGGAGAGTTGCGTCGAACCGGTGCTGGCGCAGTCGGCCCAGCGGTTCATCGACCTCGCCAACCGGTGGCCGGACGAGCTCTCACTGGCCGATCATCTGGCCCTGGACATGCGCGAAAATCCCTTGACTCCAGAGGAACTCGCCGACGAAGTGAGTTCCTTGCAGATGATGGTGCTCTCGCTCGAGGAACCGGCGCTGCGAACCGCCCTGCTGATGGTGCACGACCAGATGGAGCGCGACTTCATTCCCGTGATCGCCCGGCGGCTGAACCTGCCGCAGGACCACCTCACCGTCCGACTGTGCGCTGCAGCCGTCACCGGCGCTTTCCGCGTGGTCGACGAGGACGTGGGCCGGCGGGTCATCCTCGAGAAGCACAAGGTGTCACAACAGGAGGCACTCGACCTCGTCGACCGGGCCATCCTCGATGCCACCAACGGACGACTCGGCGGCCCCGTCCGGTAA
- a CDS encoding alpha/beta hydrolase family protein, protein MALPAPISVEDFFDPPVRTGATISPDGTRLAFLAPWKNRLNVWIQDLDGRLEPRCVTADANRSVHHYEWTDDPRWMIYLQDNDGDENWHIHRVDLDDPDAEAVDLTPFPGAMAVPLREVRNGTTFVVSNRRIPAHMDLLELDITTGTVSTLAENPGHLSGWLCSDDGALFATALSADGDLELSRWDRSTGAAEPIVRWNGKDYPLGVQPLILTPDGTGVWIGSNRGTDRTRLVRLDLTTGEETEMGGHPEFDLDPRGTVIGTMPSALILHRRTGELLGARYIGERQVIHAFDPDFQKVLDAVSTLSDGDLSHISSDNDGRHWVISFSHDRDPGATYLYDHHTGESRLLFQPFPHLDPGQLAPMRPVSFTARDGLPLHGYLTLPLGVQPTGLPLVLAVHGGPWHRDSWEYAIGVQLLANRGYAVLQVNFRGSTGYGKAHMKAAIGEFAGAMHDDLIDGVNWAVEQGYADRERVAILGGSYGGYAALVGVTFTPDVFAAAVDYVGISDLANFMRTLPAVARPHLANNWHLYVGDPDDPDQLADMMARSPIAKIDRIRTPLLVVQGANDVRVVAAESDNLVEGLRTRGVEVEYLVQSNEGHGAVNPENVIEMWHAIVAFLGKHLGGRA, encoded by the coding sequence ATGGCTCTGCCCGCACCGATCTCCGTTGAGGACTTCTTCGATCCTCCCGTCCGCACGGGGGCGACCATCTCCCCCGACGGCACCCGACTGGCTTTCCTGGCACCGTGGAAGAACCGGCTCAATGTGTGGATCCAGGACCTCGACGGCCGTCTGGAACCCCGCTGCGTCACCGCCGACGCCAACCGCAGCGTGCACCATTACGAGTGGACCGACGACCCGCGCTGGATGATCTATCTGCAGGACAACGACGGCGACGAGAACTGGCACATCCATCGTGTCGACCTCGACGATCCCGACGCCGAAGCCGTCGACCTCACGCCGTTCCCGGGAGCCATGGCCGTACCACTGCGCGAAGTCCGCAACGGCACGACGTTCGTCGTCAGCAACCGCCGCATTCCCGCCCACATGGACCTCCTCGAGCTCGACATCACCACTGGGACAGTGAGCACGCTGGCCGAGAACCCCGGCCACCTCAGCGGCTGGCTGTGCAGCGATGACGGTGCGCTGTTCGCCACCGCACTCAGCGCCGACGGCGACCTCGAACTATCGCGGTGGGACCGCTCGACAGGCGCAGCGGAACCCATCGTCCGTTGGAACGGAAAGGACTACCCGTTGGGGGTCCAACCGTTGATCCTCACCCCCGACGGCACCGGCGTGTGGATCGGATCCAACCGCGGAACCGACCGCACCCGCCTGGTGCGCCTCGATCTGACCACCGGAGAGGAGACCGAGATGGGCGGACATCCTGAATTCGACCTGGATCCGCGAGGCACGGTCATCGGCACCATGCCGTCGGCACTGATCCTGCACCGACGGACCGGGGAACTGCTGGGAGCGCGCTACATCGGGGAGCGCCAGGTGATCCACGCTTTCGACCCTGATTTCCAGAAGGTACTGGACGCCGTCTCCACGCTGTCCGACGGCGACCTGTCGCACATCTCCTCGGACAACGACGGCCGACACTGGGTGATCAGTTTCAGCCATGACCGCGACCCCGGCGCGACCTATCTGTACGACCACCACACCGGCGAGAGCCGGCTGCTGTTCCAGCCCTTCCCGCACCTGGACCCCGGGCAGTTGGCGCCGATGCGGCCGGTCAGCTTCACTGCCCGCGACGGTCTGCCCCTGCACGGCTACCTGACCCTGCCTCTGGGTGTGCAGCCCACCGGGCTTCCGCTGGTGCTGGCCGTACACGGGGGCCCCTGGCACCGCGACAGCTGGGAGTACGCCATCGGCGTGCAGCTGTTGGCCAACCGCGGATATGCGGTGCTGCAGGTCAACTTTCGCGGATCCACGGGATACGGCAAGGCGCACATGAAGGCCGCCATCGGCGAATTCGCCGGCGCCATGCACGACGATCTCATCGACGGGGTGAACTGGGCGGTCGAGCAGGGCTACGCCGACCGCGAGCGGGTGGCGATCCTGGGTGGCTCCTACGGCGGGTACGCCGCCCTGGTCGGCGTGACGTTCACCCCCGACGTGTTCGCGGCCGCCGTGGATTACGTGGGCATCTCCGATCTCGCCAACTTCATGCGGACGCTGCCCGCGGTCGCCCGCCCGCATCTGGCCAACAACTGGCATCTCTACGTCGGTGACCCCGACGATCCCGATCAGCTGGCCGACATGATGGCCCGCTCCCCCATCGCCAAAATTGACCGGATCCGCACCCCGCTGCTGGTGGTGCAGGGCGCCAACGATGTCCGCGTGGTGGCGGCCGAGTCCGACAACCTGGTCGAGGGACTGCGCACACGTGGCGTCGAGGTGGAGTACCTGGTCCAGAGCAACGAAGGCCACGGGGCGGTCAACCCCGAGAACGTCATCGAGATGTGGCACGCCATCGTGGCATTTCTCGGCAAGCACCTGGGAGGACGCGCATGA
- a CDS encoding TetR family transcriptional regulator, which yields MESVGERIRVLRSNRGWSMRELARRMQVSPGTICAVEKGTTGLSLTRLEQFADALGTTPTELLQPGRNTPATAPADTAGAAHWRSFPPMDLDAVTAAAIATFVDTGYHGSTMRTIAQRAGMSLSGVYHYYPSKQLILVTILDLTMDEVEWRTHGAAAEADEPLRRLQFEVEALALFHTLRADLAFIGSSEMRSLEQPDRTRIAGRRSAIQHLIDRDIRAAIAEGSALCSTPLETGRAISTMCTSLPQWFDTSGPTSAQEIAERYAQMALQMIGASG from the coding sequence ATGGAATCTGTCGGTGAGCGGATCCGTGTTCTGCGCTCAAACCGGGGGTGGTCTATGCGTGAGCTGGCCCGCCGGATGCAGGTCAGTCCCGGCACCATCTGCGCGGTGGAGAAGGGCACCACGGGGCTGTCGCTGACCCGGCTGGAGCAGTTTGCCGATGCCCTCGGCACCACGCCCACGGAGTTGTTACAGCCCGGCAGAAACACTCCCGCGACCGCGCCCGCCGACACCGCCGGCGCCGCGCACTGGCGTTCGTTTCCACCGATGGACCTCGATGCGGTCACCGCGGCGGCCATCGCCACGTTCGTCGACACCGGCTACCACGGCTCGACCATGCGGACCATCGCCCAACGCGCAGGCATGAGCCTGTCCGGGGTCTACCACTACTACCCGAGCAAGCAACTGATTCTCGTCACCATCCTCGACCTCACCATGGACGAGGTGGAGTGGCGCACCCACGGAGCCGCCGCCGAAGCGGACGAGCCATTGCGACGGCTGCAATTCGAGGTCGAGGCATTGGCACTGTTCCACACGTTGCGCGCCGACCTGGCGTTCATCGGTTCCAGTGAGATGCGGAGCCTCGAGCAGCCGGACCGAACGCGAATAGCGGGTCGCCGCAGTGCGATCCAGCACCTCATCGACCGCGACATCCGAGCGGCGATCGCCGAGGGCTCGGCGCTCTGCTCCACTCCCCTGGAAACCGGCCGCGCCATTTCCACCATGTGCACGTCACTGCCGCAGTGGTTCGACACCTCGGGCCCCACGTCGGCCCAGGAGATCGCCGAACGTTATGCGCAGATGGCGCTACAGATGATCGGCGCCTCCGGCTGA
- a CDS encoding phosphotransferase family protein — protein MGDAGEAPAGPLTATQFSGGRSNLTYRLDDGHSSWVLRTPPRHGRTPSAHDVAREFTVTSALASTDVPVPHPVVFCQDESVLGVPFVVTRFVPGACIQSRADLDEVPDPILDAMVSSLISTLAGLHAVDHVAVGLGEFGRATGYARRQIRRWTEQWALVGDPELTPLAQELSQRLRAVDFIQERVAVVHGDYRIDNTLISQDGARVHAVVDWELSTIGDPVADVAMMCVYRHPALDLVLGTPSAWASPRLPAPDVIAGLYERARGEPLRQWDAHMALGYLKLAVIAAGIDHRFRSGAASGTGFDTAAHAVSPLLEAGLGCLPG, from the coding sequence ATGGGGGACGCGGGAGAAGCCCCGGCGGGCCCCCTGACCGCCACCCAGTTCAGCGGGGGCCGCTCGAATCTCACCTATCGCCTGGACGACGGGCACTCCAGCTGGGTGCTGCGCACCCCGCCCCGGCACGGACGTACGCCGTCGGCGCACGATGTCGCGCGGGAGTTCACCGTCACCAGTGCGTTGGCGTCCACCGACGTCCCGGTGCCGCATCCGGTGGTGTTCTGTCAGGACGAGTCGGTTCTCGGAGTGCCGTTCGTGGTGACCCGCTTCGTGCCCGGTGCCTGCATCCAGTCCCGCGCCGATCTCGACGAGGTGCCCGACCCGATCCTGGACGCGATGGTCAGCTCCCTCATCAGCACGCTGGCAGGGCTGCACGCCGTTGATCACGTGGCTGTCGGTCTCGGCGAGTTCGGCCGCGCCACCGGGTACGCCAGACGCCAGATCAGGCGGTGGACCGAGCAATGGGCTCTGGTGGGCGACCCTGAACTGACACCGCTGGCACAAGAACTCTCGCAGCGCCTGCGCGCGGTCGACTTCATCCAGGAGCGTGTCGCTGTGGTGCACGGCGACTACCGCATCGACAACACACTCATCAGCCAGGACGGCGCCCGGGTGCACGCGGTCGTCGACTGGGAGCTGTCCACCATCGGGGACCCCGTCGCGGACGTCGCCATGATGTGCGTATACCGCCATCCTGCACTGGATCTGGTGCTCGGAACGCCCAGCGCCTGGGCCAGTCCCCGGTTGCCTGCCCCGGACGTCATCGCCGGCTTGTACGAACGTGCCCGGGGTGAACCGCTGCGGCAGTGGGACGCACACATGGCCTTGGGCTACCTCAAGTTGGCGGTGATCGCCGCCGGCATCGATCACCGGTTCCGCTCGGGTGCGGCGTCCGGAACGGGATTCGACACCGCAGCGCACGCGGTGTCCCCATTGCTGGAGGCGGGGCTGGGCTGCTTGCCTGGTTGA
- a CDS encoding TetR/AcrR family transcriptional regulator, translating to MTRETTRRPGGRTARVREQILDATAELVARDGLSGFRYEEVAEKAGVHKASVYRNWPDRDDLAVAALLRYAQELASVADSGDLQTDLVDFLTALAAGLQTPFGRTLERALQPAPDAAAIQTLTKVLDQRVAELRDRLDAAVQRGEIPSVDSAFLGEMISGPVHLIINRGVRTFTRADAERIVSVVLAGIRATAP from the coding sequence ATGACCAGAGAGACCACGCGACGCCCGGGCGGCCGCACCGCTCGCGTCCGCGAGCAGATCCTCGACGCGACGGCAGAATTGGTGGCTCGGGACGGACTCTCCGGCTTCCGCTACGAAGAGGTGGCAGAGAAAGCAGGCGTCCACAAGGCCAGCGTCTACCGCAACTGGCCGGACCGTGACGACCTGGCGGTGGCAGCGCTGCTGCGTTACGCCCAGGAGCTGGCCTCCGTGGCCGACAGCGGCGATCTGCAGACCGATCTGGTGGATTTCCTCACGGCGCTGGCCGCCGGGTTGCAGACACCTTTCGGGCGAACGCTCGAACGCGCCCTTCAGCCGGCCCCCGATGCCGCCGCAATCCAGACGTTGACCAAGGTGCTCGATCAGCGGGTCGCCGAGCTCCGGGACCGTCTGGACGCCGCCGTGCAGCGGGGCGAGATCCCTTCCGTCGACAGCGCCTTCCTCGGCGAAATGATCTCCGGCCCGGTACATCTGATCATCAATCGCGGAGTCCGAACATTCACTCGCGCTGACGCCGAACGCATCGTCAGCGTCGTCCTGGCCGGCATTCGAGCCACTGCTCCTTGA
- a CDS encoding FAD-dependent monooxygenase, with the protein MRVLVSGAGIAGLACAIEFGARGHDVTVVERGGGLRTSGTPVDIRGDAIEAVSDLGLLARLQARRVRMSENTRFVDRYGVPVAPIPIDEVNETADDFEILRGDLVQTLADAVADRVDLRFDQWITHLTDEGDVTFCTGEDGRYDLVIGADGQHSTVRRQMFGPDRDHVRHLGVYFALAHLGGADEEVNSVYNVPGRLVGTFRYGGATMVNFQFRSQELVYDHRDVDAQKQLLIAAFAGHDSWRIPELLEAARADPDFYFTSASQVHLPTWRRGRVVLVGDAGYCPAFLSGRGTSLALLGARLLAQEWHRDADPTRALANYEARQRPYVVAAQAAVHAGADRLLPPTWAAIAARNTALQQR; encoded by the coding sequence GTGAGAGTTCTGGTGTCGGGGGCGGGGATCGCCGGTTTGGCGTGCGCCATCGAGTTCGGGGCCCGCGGCCACGACGTCACCGTCGTCGAACGTGGCGGCGGGCTGCGGACCTCGGGAACTCCTGTGGACATCCGCGGTGACGCCATCGAAGCGGTGTCCGACCTGGGGTTGCTTGCACGACTCCAGGCCCGACGGGTGCGGATGTCGGAAAACACCCGATTCGTCGACAGGTACGGGGTGCCCGTCGCACCCATTCCGATCGACGAAGTCAACGAGACTGCCGACGACTTCGAGATCCTGCGCGGCGACCTCGTGCAGACCCTCGCCGACGCGGTCGCGGACCGTGTCGACCTCCGGTTCGACCAGTGGATCACCCACCTGACCGACGAAGGCGACGTCACGTTCTGCACCGGCGAGGATGGCCGGTACGACCTCGTGATCGGCGCCGACGGCCAGCACTCAACGGTTCGGCGGCAGATGTTCGGACCCGACCGCGATCACGTGCGTCACCTCGGGGTGTACTTCGCGCTCGCCCACCTCGGCGGGGCGGACGAGGAGGTCAACTCGGTGTACAACGTCCCGGGCCGGCTGGTGGGGACCTTCCGGTACGGCGGTGCCACCATGGTCAACTTCCAATTCCGTTCGCAGGAACTGGTTTACGACCACCGGGATGTGGACGCCCAGAAGCAGTTGCTCATCGCCGCGTTCGCGGGTCACGACTCGTGGCGGATCCCGGAGTTGCTCGAGGCGGCCCGGGCGGATCCGGATTTCTACTTCACCTCCGCGAGCCAGGTCCACCTGCCGACCTGGCGGCGTGGCCGCGTGGTCCTGGTCGGTGACGCCGGATACTGCCCGGCATTCCTGTCCGGACGGGGCACCTCGCTGGCGTTGCTGGGCGCCCGCCTGCTCGCCCAGGAATGGCACCGCGACGCAGACCCCACCAGAGCGCTGGCGAACTACGAGGCGCGGCAACGCCCGTACGTCGTCGCCGCGCAGGCCGCCGTGCACGCCGGAGCGGACCGGCTGCTACCGCCAACCTGGGCCGCCATCGCCGCCCGCAACACCGCGCTGCAACAGCGGTGA
- a CDS encoding DUF3159 domain-containing protein, translated as MNTTESEQKPTLLQQMGGVSGLIYASIPSIVFVAADAAAGLHVAVALAVGAGAGIALLRLVRKEPVQPALSGLLGVAIAAFIAYQTGEAKDYFLVGIWASFVLMLLFAASVVVRRPLVGIIWAALSGRGPQWRAHSPSRFAYDTATVFVAAVFAARFVVQNWLYDTDSTGWLAVARIAMGYPLTALALVVVVWAIRRSDRQLSALTGT; from the coding sequence ATGAATACCACTGAGTCAGAACAGAAGCCGACGCTGCTACAGCAGATGGGCGGTGTCTCCGGGCTGATCTACGCCAGCATTCCGAGCATCGTCTTCGTGGCCGCTGACGCCGCGGCCGGACTACACGTGGCGGTGGCGCTGGCGGTGGGGGCCGGGGCGGGCATCGCGCTGCTGCGCCTGGTCCGCAAGGAGCCCGTCCAGCCCGCGCTGTCGGGTCTGTTGGGGGTCGCGATCGCCGCCTTCATCGCCTACCAGACCGGTGAAGCGAAAGACTATTTCCTGGTCGGCATCTGGGCGAGCTTCGTGTTGATGCTGCTGTTCGCCGCATCCGTGGTGGTGCGACGCCCGCTGGTCGGCATCATCTGGGCGGCACTGTCCGGACGTGGACCACAGTGGCGGGCCCACAGCCCGTCCCGGTTCGCCTACGACACCGCAACCGTCTTCGTCGCGGCCGTGTTCGCTGCCCGGTTCGTGGTGCAGAACTGGCTCTATGACACAGATTCCACGGGCTGGCTGGCCGTGGCGCGCATCGCGATGGGATATCCACTGACGGCGCTGGCCCTGGTGGTGGTCGTGTGGGCAATCCGTCGCTCCGATCGGCAGCTCAGCGCGCTCACCGGGACGTGA
- a CDS encoding acyl-CoA dehydrogenase family protein yields the protein MTDDLAARTAAFIATHVLPIEDRHDGDIEAAGGDELRVRLQDGARAAGVFAPQAPVDCGGLGLGMVARATVFEEAGYSLFGPLATGIAAPDEGNIHLLDAVATERQRAQYLQPLARGEVRSAFAMTEPAPGAGSDPAALSTRANKVDGGWIINGRKWFITGADGAAFFITMARSSGEPGQAGGATMFLMPVHAEGLEVVRHVGTVDKSMIGGHCEVTFTDVFVPDADVLGGVDEGFRYAQVRLGPARMTHVMRWTGAARRAHEVAVRHVAGREAFGARLADQGMIQQMIADNEIDLAATRALLTVACEELDQGGRASASTSIAKTFAAEALHRVADRATQMCGGLGVSTELPVARIARELRPFRIYDGPSEVHRWSLAKRAIRRIAGDPQ from the coding sequence ATGACCGACGACTTGGCAGCGCGCACCGCGGCATTCATCGCCACCCACGTTCTCCCGATCGAAGACCGCCACGACGGCGACATCGAGGCCGCAGGCGGCGACGAGTTGCGCGTGCGGCTGCAGGACGGCGCCCGGGCCGCGGGAGTGTTCGCGCCGCAGGCGCCGGTGGACTGCGGCGGTCTCGGCCTTGGAATGGTCGCGCGCGCAACCGTGTTCGAAGAGGCGGGTTACTCTCTGTTCGGTCCGCTGGCCACCGGCATCGCCGCCCCGGACGAGGGAAACATCCATCTTCTGGACGCGGTGGCCACCGAAAGACAGCGCGCTCAGTATCTGCAGCCGCTGGCCCGCGGTGAGGTCCGGTCGGCGTTCGCGATGACCGAACCCGCTCCCGGGGCAGGCAGCGATCCCGCCGCCTTGAGCACCCGTGCGAACAAGGTCGACGGCGGCTGGATCATCAACGGCCGCAAGTGGTTCATCACCGGCGCCGACGGAGCGGCCTTCTTCATCACCATGGCCCGCTCCAGCGGCGAACCGGGTCAGGCAGGCGGCGCGACCATGTTCTTGATGCCGGTTCACGCCGAAGGGCTCGAGGTGGTGCGCCATGTCGGCACAGTGGACAAGTCGATGATCGGTGGCCACTGCGAGGTCACCTTCACCGACGTCTTCGTCCCGGACGCCGACGTGCTGGGTGGGGTTGACGAGGGCTTCCGCTACGCCCAGGTGCGGCTCGGACCCGCCAGAATGACCCACGTCATGCGCTGGACCGGCGCGGCTCGCCGCGCCCACGAGGTTGCCGTGCGGCATGTGGCCGGGCGCGAGGCATTCGGCGCGAGGCTGGCCGATCAGGGCATGATCCAGCAGATGATCGCCGACAACGAGATCGACCTGGCGGCCACCCGGGCACTGCTGACGGTCGCCTGCGAAGAGCTCGACCAAGGCGGGCGTGCCTCGGCCAGCACGTCCATCGCGAAGACGTTCGCCGCCGAGGCCCTGCACCGCGTGGCCGACCGAGCCACTCAGATGTGCGGCGGCCTGGGTGTCTCCACCGAGCTTCCGGTCGCGCGGATCGCCCGCGAGCTGCGACCGTTCCGGATCTACGACGGGCCGTCCGAAGTGCACCGCTGGTCGCTGGCCAAGCGCGCCATCCGCCGGATCGCCGGAGATCCGCAGTGA
- a CDS encoding MFS transporter: MTPVVAAYLGSQFLSFLGNGILAVALPMIVLQTTGSPASVGIISAATAVPALLVGLAAGVVIDRVNRRSCSIASDAVSAAAVAAIPVVDLMWGLDLTSLVILAVIGAFGDVPGLTARQVMVPAVARHTGVSLERLVGLQKSMISVALVIGPAAAGTLLSVLDGTMVLLITAATSAAAAMVTATLPHRLGAHEPGQQSQTSMWRRLAGGAVEVHRSRFLMGTITLTVGLAIALGGLQGLVLPLYFTQIERPDLLGFVLTALAVGMLAGTGFFAVFGTRVARRRWVSATLMGSTAGFAAMATLATPAAVFAGAAVFGVANACLGAVVGVLQAERIADAVRGRVLSLQNACLQVAAPAGIGLAALVAEYGSALAAGVAVFLVWSIIAAVVSATRVLTRLDPQPGKQPSPASSNGDTACAAVSNPVPDAAPERNR; the protein is encoded by the coding sequence GTGACACCCGTTGTCGCCGCCTACCTGGGTTCCCAATTCCTGAGTTTTCTCGGCAACGGCATCCTGGCAGTGGCACTGCCGATGATCGTGCTGCAGACCACCGGAAGTCCGGCCAGCGTGGGCATCATCTCGGCAGCCACCGCGGTCCCGGCACTCCTGGTAGGCCTGGCGGCCGGGGTGGTGATCGACCGGGTGAACCGCCGGAGTTGTTCCATTGCCTCGGACGCGGTGTCCGCGGCCGCGGTGGCCGCGATTCCCGTGGTGGACCTGATGTGGGGCCTCGACCTCACCTCGCTGGTGATACTCGCGGTCATCGGCGCCTTCGGGGATGTGCCCGGGCTGACGGCACGGCAGGTGATGGTGCCTGCCGTCGCCCGGCACACCGGGGTGTCGCTGGAACGTCTGGTAGGCCTGCAGAAGTCGATGATCTCGGTGGCCTTGGTGATCGGTCCGGCCGCGGCGGGAACCCTGCTGTCGGTGCTCGACGGCACCATGGTGCTGCTGATCACCGCCGCGACATCCGCAGCAGCGGCCATGGTGACTGCAACCCTGCCCCACCGCCTCGGCGCCCATGAGCCCGGTCAGCAGTCACAGACGTCGATGTGGCGCCGGCTCGCGGGCGGCGCCGTGGAGGTGCACCGCAGCCGGTTTCTGATGGGCACGATCACCCTCACCGTGGGGCTGGCGATCGCTCTCGGCGGATTGCAGGGCCTGGTGCTGCCGTTGTACTTCACTCAGATCGAGCGCCCCGATCTGCTCGGGTTCGTCCTGACCGCGCTGGCTGTCGGAATGCTCGCCGGCACCGGTTTTTTCGCCGTGTTCGGCACCCGCGTCGCGCGGCGTCGGTGGGTCAGTGCGACCCTGATGGGCAGCACCGCGGGCTTCGCCGCCATGGCCACGCTGGCCACGCCGGCCGCGGTGTTCGCGGGCGCCGCGGTGTTCGGTGTCGCCAACGCCTGCTTGGGCGCCGTGGTGGGGGTCTTGCAGGCCGAGCGGATTGCAGACGCGGTGCGCGGCAGGGTGCTGAGCCTGCAGAACGCCTGCCTGCAGGTGGCCGCCCCGGCCGGTATCGGTCTGGCCGCACTGGTGGCCGAGTACGGCTCGGCGTTGGCCGCGGGAGTAGCGGTGTTCCTGGTCTGGTCGATCATCGCGGCGGTGGTGTCGGCGACCCGCGTGCTCACCCGCCTGGACCCTCAACCAGGCAAGCAGCCCAGCCCCGCCTCCAGCAATGGGGACACCGCGTGCGCTGCGGTGTCGAATCCCGTTCCGGACGCCGCACCCGAGCGGAACCGGTGA
- a CDS encoding MFS transporter produces MRVIRWAVVLTLANVLADMAVGSPMMVLPQLLEQFRTDQAAWLSTSALLAGAIWSPLLAKASDVAGKRRVLITTLGLACVGAVVCLVAPNLWIFLVGRFFQGAAFAAVFLTVALVLQICAPATAMTVVGVVTSGSAVIGIVEPFLMQPVIDAYGHRSVFLVAATLAATAAVGVRLVVPESPVRTAGHVDVAGALLLGGGLAALLAYLSLGGDAGWFSGGMVALAAAGMTALACWMVLARTLDEPIIDLRALTRPILLTLLAVVLAAGAFRSMLQLTSIIAQVPAEARLGYGLGDGNAVAVLLAAPNLGIVVGGAAAGWLAGRVGPAWPLLAGVALGTVATFAMVVGASVLSVAVACGVTIGVAAGAVGASGYNLATSLQTPQRQGVTAGMVSVVMALGSVVVTFAGGEVLKATRLPGGAASSAAGVTTYIVLAGVVFALAAIPAAMVVITRRRDARV; encoded by the coding sequence GTGAGGGTCATCAGGTGGGCGGTGGTCCTGACCCTGGCCAACGTCCTCGCCGACATGGCGGTGGGTTCGCCGATGATGGTGCTGCCCCAGCTGCTCGAGCAGTTCCGGACCGATCAGGCCGCGTGGCTGAGCACCAGCGCCCTGCTCGCCGGGGCGATCTGGTCCCCGCTCCTGGCCAAGGCCTCCGACGTCGCCGGAAAACGCCGCGTCCTCATCACCACGCTGGGGCTGGCCTGCGTCGGAGCCGTGGTGTGCCTGGTAGCGCCCAACCTCTGGATCTTCTTGGTGGGACGGTTCTTTCAAGGCGCAGCCTTCGCGGCAGTGTTCCTCACAGTTGCACTGGTGCTGCAGATCTGCGCCCCCGCCACCGCAATGACGGTGGTGGGCGTCGTGACCTCGGGGTCGGCGGTGATCGGCATCGTCGAACCCTTCCTGATGCAGCCGGTGATCGATGCCTACGGACACCGCAGCGTGTTCCTGGTGGCTGCGACGCTGGCGGCGACAGCTGCGGTGGGCGTACGCCTGGTGGTTCCGGAGTCGCCCGTTCGCACCGCCGGTCATGTCGACGTGGCGGGTGCGCTGCTGCTCGGCGGTGGGTTGGCCGCCCTGCTTGCCTACCTGAGCCTCGGCGGCGACGCCGGTTGGTTCAGCGGGGGGATGGTGGCGCTCGCGGCGGCCGGGATGACCGCACTGGCCTGCTGGATGGTGCTGGCGCGCACCCTCGACGAGCCCATCATCGATCTGCGGGCGCTCACCCGGCCCATCCTGCTGACATTGTTGGCGGTGGTGCTGGCGGCGGGAGCGTTCCGCAGCATGCTCCAGCTCACCAGCATCATCGCTCAGGTGCCGGCAGAAGCCCGCCTCGGCTATGGCCTGGGGGACGGGAACGCGGTGGCAGTGCTGCTCGCGGCGCCCAACCTGGGCATCGTGGTCGGCGGGGCTGCCGCGGGCTGGCTGGCCGGACGGGTGGGCCCGGCGTGGCCGTTGCTCGCCGGTGTGGCCCTCGGAACGGTTGCCACCTTCGCGATGGTGGTGGGGGCATCCGTGCTGTCGGTGGCCGTCGCCTGCGGCGTCACCATCGGTGTCGCGGCCGGTGCGGTGGGGGCCTCCGGTTACAACCTGGCAACCAGCCTGCAGACGCCGCAGCGTCAGGGGGTCACCGCCGGGATGGTGTCGGTTGTGATGGCGCTGGGTTCGGTGGTGGTCACCTTCGCCGGTGGTGAAGTGCTGAAGGCCACCCGCCTCCCGGGTGGCGCGGCCAGCTCTGCCGCGGGCGTGACGACCTACATCGTGCTGGCCGGTGTGGTGTTCGCCCTGGCTGCTATTCCGGCCGCGATGGTGGTGATCACCCGTCGCCGGGACGCCCGGGTGTGA